The Patescibacteria group bacterium DNA window CGGGTAGAGAGATAACAAAGGAAGAAATAGTTGTAAATGAACCGGTAGTACCGCTCCAGCCCGTTGCTGGTTTTTTGTTTGATTTTTACGGTGTACTCTGTCAATCAAAACGACGTGCTTGGTTTGAGAGTACTATTCCACATATAGAAACGATGTGGCCGCTCATTGTGTGGTTAAACCGCCTGGCGGACGTTGGGCAAATTTCTTTTTCTGACTATGTTTCGCGAGTAGCGAAAGTAGTGCATATGTCAGAGGCTGAGGTGAAGAATGGCCTAGAGCGGGCGGCAGTCATAAATGAAGATGTAGAAAAATTATTGCAGCTGCTGCGACCTCGATATCCTCTCGCTCTTTTAACTAATTCCTCACATGAACTTACTGAAAGAATTTTACGGCGTTTAAATATCGGTCATCACTTTAACGAAATCTTTATATCTTCGCAGATTGGTCTTATTAAACCCCAACCAGAACTGTATCTTTATTCGGCTGCTAAGTTAGGCCTCGTGCCGGAAGGGATAGTGCTCATTGACGACAGTGCGGTGAATGTAACAGGGGCGCGAGCTGTTGGTATGCAGGGAGTAGTCTTTACTACTGTCCCAGATCTCATGCGTGATTTGGCAGCTATGGGCGTTAACTTTTCTTAATATCAGAAAGTATGAAAAGCCGGAACGGTATAGTGGCTCGACGCCAGTTACGAGCTCAAAAGAGTTCGGAGAGGGCAACCGTGTCTGCTCGTTTTTTTAAAACTGGTGTCGGGCAATACGGCGAGGGAGATACATTTTTAGGACTTACCGTGCCGATGGTTCGCACAGTTGTTAAAAATTTTCCCAATCTGTCTCCACAAGAGACAAAAACATTTTTGACATCTCCCTGGCATGAAGAACGATTGTTCGCCCTGTTGGTACTAGTTCGGCAGTATGAGTGTGGAGATGCGCATGTACGTCAGCGCATTGCTGGTTTTTATGTGCGTAATCGTCGGTACATTAACAACTGGGATTTGGTTGATGTATCGGCAGATAAAATTCTTGGCGCACATTGCTTTGAAAATTCGTCAGTGATTTTGTATAAGCTTGCAAAGTCAAAAAATCTTTGGGACAGGCGAATTGCCATACTTGCGACTTTCTTTTTTATTAGAAAAGGTCAGTACAGTCAGACCCTACGTATTGCAGGTATGTTGCTCAAAGATAAACAGGACCTTATACATAAGGCGGTTGGCTGGATGCTGCGGGAGATGGGTAAGCGTTCACTATCGACAGAAGAAACGTTTTTAAAGCGTTACGCAAAAGTGATGCCGCGGACAATGTTGCGTTACGCCATTGAGCGGTTTCCGGAGACAAAGCGCCAACAGTATTTGGATATAAAGCATTGAGCGGTTGTTGTTGGTGAGCCGCGGTCGGTTTACTTTTATCGTTGCCTTCGTTAGGATTTCACCTGTATGAGTGATTCCACCATAAAAACAGGACAATTATCGGATGCTGAATGGAAAGAGAAACTTTCTGCCGAGCAGTATGCGGTGTTGCGACAGTGCGGAACAGAAGCGCCGTTTACGGGAAAGTACTATAAGCACGATGAAGATGGTACGTATCTTTGCGCTGCTTGTGGTGCGTCTCTTTTTGGGTCTGATACAAAATTTGAATCGGGTAGCGGCTGGCCGAGTTACTATAAACCGGTTGATGAAGCAAACATTGCCATGAGTGAGGATGGTAGCCTAGGGACATCACGAACAGAAGTAAAATGTGCGACGTGTGGTGGACACTTGGGGCATGTTTTTGATGACGGCCCAACACCAACAGGGCTTCGGTATTGCATTAATTCAGCAGCGCTCAATTTTAAAAAGAAGGATGTCTAATATTTCTGATAAACCAACACTTGGGTTTTGGGGCAAATTAAGGCGCCCCTTTTTTGTACTGGCGCCAATGGCGAACGTCACTGATGCGGCGTTTCGACGGATTATTGCAACGTATGGGAAACCAGATGTTACCTACACGCAATTCGTTTCCGCTGATGGACTCTGTTCACCTGGTCGCAAGGTGCTTGTTCGTGATTTGGACTATGACGAGCGTGAGCGGCCAATCGTAGCGCAGCTTTTTAGTTCACAGCCAGAACGTATGCGGCAGGCAGCCAGTCTGGTGCGTGAGCTTGGTTTTGATGGGGTAGATATTAATATGGGTTGCCCAGACAGGAATGTAGAGAAGCAAGGTGCTGGAGCAGCGCTTATTAAAACGCCAAGCTTAGCGCTTGAACTTATTGCTGCTGCCCAGGATGGTGCTCAGGGTCTGCCGGTTTCCGTTAAAACACGCATCGGTTATAAAGAGAACGAGCTCGATTCGTGGTTGCCGCAATTATTATCGACAAAACCTGCCGCAATTATTGTTCATGCTCGCACCAGAAAAGAAATGTCGCGTGTGCCGGCACGCTGGGATGTGGTGGCTGACGCAGTTCGCTTGGCGGCTGGCAGCGGCACGTTATTAATTGGTAATGGGGATGTGGAAAGTATCACTCAAGGAAAAGAACGAGTAGCGCAGAGTGGCTGCGACGGGGTGATGCTCGGGCGAGCAATTTTTGGGAACCCGTGGTTGTTTAGTGGAAGAGAGGTGACAAACGTTGATGAGCGGATAAGAGCGATGGTAGAGCACGCTACATTATTTGAGGAACTGTTGGGGGATATAAAACCTTTTCATATTATGAAGAAACATTTTAAGTCGTATCTTGGAACTTTTCCCGGTGTGCGAGATTTGCGAGCTGAATTAATGAGGAGTTCAAATGCAGCAGACGTGAAGCGCATAATCATTGCATGGAAAGAAATACATACAGCGGCAACCTATGAGTAAAAAAAGAGTTTTTATAATTCATGGCTGGGAGGGGAGTCCAGACAATCATTGGTTTCCATGGTTGAAGCGCGAACTTGAGTCGCGTGACTATGTTGTAATTGCTTCGCAATTTCCAGGCGAGCAACATCCAGTGCTTGCTATGTGGTTAACTGAGTTATCTCGGATTGTGGGTGAGGTTGATAGTGAAACATACTTTGTTGGTCATAGTCTTGGGTGCATTACTATTTTGAAATATTTAGAAACAGTACCCGTTGGAACGAATGTTGCTGGAGCAATTTTAGTAGCAGGTTTTATAAGTTCATTAGGTATTCCTGAAATTGAAAATTTTATTGCAGTGCCAGTTGATGCAATGCGAATTCGGGCAGCCTGTTCAAAAATAGTTGCGTTTCAATCAACGAATGACGATTTCGTATCGCTGGCACACGGCGAGGTTTTGCGGGATGAACTTGGTGCAAAGTTAGTTGTTGTAGAAAACGCCGGGCATTTTTGCGCAGAGGATGGATATGAAAGTTTTCCAAGTTTATTAGAGAAGTTACTCGCGCTGTAACTTTTGTTCAATCTGGCTGCGTTCGCTAGGGATTTTCCTATCCCCATAGCGAAGGCACCACAGCAACCGCATTCTGGCATAGCTGTATTACTGGCCGTGCTGTATGACGAACAATTAAGTGAGGAGTTCACGGCCAGACTGTGCCAGAGTGCGATAGGTCGCGTAAGGGCCGGAGTGAGGGTGCCCCTTTTCTGTTTACTCTTTTGGGCAAGCAAAAGAGTAATGAAATATACCTTGACAATCCCACCCTTTTATGCAAAACTTCGCAGTTACCCAATAACCATATTCGCTATGAAAAAGCGTAGTGCAGCAACTATCATGACGCTCTTCCTCACACTCGTTACTGTGTTGGGTTTGTCTGCTGAACGAGTAATTGCCGCGCCGGTTGAGGCCGAGATGGTGAATGATGCAACTTGCAAAAAAGATGTGCGCACTGATACAACCGCTTTCGAGTCAGTAACCGAGGCAGAGGCGGGTGTTGTTGAAGTTTTGTTTCGGGTTCGCCCAACTATGAAAACGAGCGCTGTAGTAGTAGATGGAACCTATGACAGGATAGTTTCCAGATACTACGAAGCAAAAGTTACGAAGCAAAAAACTACGTACCGCTGTGTTGCAGAACGAGTGCTGAAGGATGGCCGTTTTGGTGAGCCGAGTCATCGGTTTGTGGAGTGGTATGACGGGAAAGGGAAGGGAGAACTCACTGTTACCTCGTACTACGAAGTTTTAGATAGTGAGCGGCCGTTGGCTGGTATTACTTTGTTCGTAGGGGCTTATACGGTATCGCTGTCATCGAACGACGCGAGTACAATTGGTCCACTTGAAAACTGGCAGGAAATTGATTTAGCAATACTGAGCGTTAAAATGCAGAACGCAACGAAGAAGTTGGCTGCAGATACTGCTCGCAATTTTGTACTTACTAATTATCTTGTCGGAGAACCTGAGGTGGTTGATATCTCGACGGGTTATGTGATTGGGCTCGAGCAATCAGGGGTAACGGTTATGGTAACTCCCGCCGAAGCTGCAAGCGTGCAGCAGCGTTTACTTTTGAAGAATAGTACTGGAAGTTTGCTGCGCAGTCGGGAAGAAAGAGTCTTGCACCATTATAGTGATTTCTACTTTTTCCCATCACTCGGCTGGGGTGGAGGTCATATCACTACCCGCACTGAAAAACATTGGGTTGGAGAATTGTTTACCACAGAAAAAGGAAAGTTTGTAGGTTCTCACTTCATGCTTGTCGAAGTAAGTCCAAGCAACAGCACTTCTGATTATTGGTTTACCGGTAAAGGCATAGTTCGTTAGTCTTCACCCTCGCTATAATTAACCGTACTGCGTACTGCGTACTGCGTACTGCGTACTGCGTACTGCGTACTTCTGCTATCCTTTGGCTATGACTATTGGTATTGATGCTTCTCGCGCCAATCGAACTCAGAAAACCGGGGTTGAGTGGTATGCGCATGACCTCATTGAGGCTTTAAAACGAGTTATCCCATCGACCGTGTCGGTTGTTCTTTATAGTGATACGCCGTTAGCGGGTCGATTAGGATTACTCCCAACACATTGGGAGAGTCGGGTGCTGGCTTGGCCACCAAAGCGACTGTGGACGATTTTGCGTTTGTCGTACGAAATGTTTAAGAGACCGCCCGATGTACTCTTTGTGCCATCGAGTGCACTGCCGCTCGTTACCCCGCGCCGCACAGTAACAACGCTACATGACATTGGTTTTGTGCAGGTACCCGAAGCGTACAGAGTACGTTCACGATGGTACCTTCGTTTCAACGCCTGGCGAACTGTTCGTCGTTGCAAGATTGTGTTGACCATTTCCACCTGGATGCAGCAGCAAATTAAAGACGTTTATGGCATTTCTTCCGATAGGCTTGTCGTGACTCCACTGGCAGCACGGGCGGCTGCAAGTACCGAGGATTCCGGCGCAGTTGCCATTCGATATGGCATTAAAGGGCCGTACTTTTTTTTCAGTGGTCGTTATGAGTATAAAAAAAATCTTGATACCATAGTGCCGGCGTTTGCTCGTTTTCGCGCGACCGACGCCAGTGGTCATTCATTAGTGCTGTGCGGTACCCGCGGCTATGGGGCCGCACTCGTGGACCGGGTACTTACTGTTGTTGGCCGTGAACGAGTGGTGGAACTTTCCTGGATTCCTGAAAGCGACCGGGCGGCACTACTCGCCGGCGCAACCGCGCTCGTATTCCCAACCCGTTACGAAGGTTTTGGGTTACCCATTTTAGAAGCCTTTGCTGCTGGCGTGCCAGTCATTACGAGCAGTAACAGCGCCACGGCCGAAGTAGCAGGTGAAGCAGCACTTCTTGTTGACCCATCATCTGTTCAAAAGATTACTGATGCCATGGCGCGTCTGGCTGAGGATTCTGCTTTGCGTGAACAGTTGATTGCAGCCGGCAAAATTAGGGTCGCTGCGTTTACGTGGGAGCGTACCGCACAGTTGACGTGGCGGGCGCTCATGCTTGCTGCAGTCGGTAAGGACTAAGACGGTTTTGATTGGTACTTTGCTATACTATAAGAATGAAAGACAGTATTGGACAAAAGGCCTGGCGAAATTACTTTGAACGTGCCCATAAGCAACATGCCTTAACCCACGCCTATCTGTTTATTGGTCCAGCGCAAAGTGGTAAGGGGATGTTTATGACGTGGCTGGCCGGGTTACTATTGGGTTCTTCGCCTCTTGAACATCCTGATTACGTTGTACTTTCGCAAGATGAAGCGACCCTCGTTACACCGATTGAGAACGTTCGGACGTTTATGCGAATCCTCGAGTTGTCGCCGATAGCAGGGGAGTATAGAGTTGCGGTTATTCAAAATCTTGAACGGCTCAGCGTACAGGGGTACAACGCACTACTGAAGACACTAGAGGAGCCACCTCGACACGTTATTTTACTAGTAGCAGCAGAAAGCCTTGACCAACTTCCGGCGACGGTGTGCTCGCGATTACAAATTTGTCGTTTTCGACCAACCCCACGGGCTGAACTGGCAAAGGCGTTGCAAGCTGCTGGCGCAACGCCACCTCAGGCGGACAGCATGGCTGCGGCAGCTATGGGGCGTGTCGGCGCAGCAGTTGGGTGGCTTCATCAACCGTCTGAGTTCGCTCGTCATCAGGCAGAGGCAGCGCTGTTTGCAAAACTTTTACGTCAGCCGATTGGCGATAGGTTCGCATACACCGAAACTATTGCAAAAGAAGCGGCGTGTACTCGTATTGAACTTGATCGATTATTGGGACATTGGTTGATTATACTCAGGGATGTTGCGTTGACTGCTTCGAATCAGCCGGGGCTTGTGGCCAGTCCGTACTTGAAAGCAGATCTAGAAGTAATTGCTCGTGCGGCATCGATGAAAGAATGGCTCTTGACGATTCGGTCACTTGAGCTTGCTCGAGAGCGAATTCGTACGTATGCTAACCGACGGCTTACCTTGAACACATTTTTTCTTACCATACCTCTATGACCTCACGTCTTTGGCAGCAACGTTTACTGTTTGCCGCCTTGCCGTTTTCATTATTTTTGGGTGGCTGTATCACAGACTCTCTTTTTGGTGGTGGAACTGCGGAGCCTGTGGCGCCGGCAGGTGTCTATCGTTCAACTGATCACGGTGACACGTGGGCAACAGTGAACCAAGTGCTAACCGTTGGGGGTGAACGTTTGACCATGGACGACGTGAATGTTCGAGCTATCACCCTTGATCCAACTGATAGACAAACAGTGTACGTTGGTACCTCTGGCAATGGTTTGTACTACACCTATGACGCTGCGCGGCGCTGGTGGCAATCTGGGCCAATACGCAGCGGTTCAATTAATGCCATTGCTATTCCAAACGATGTTGCCAAACGGTGCACTGTTTATCTTGCTTCGGCGAATAGAGTATTAAAGACGATTGATTGCGGACGATTTTGGGAGCAAGTGTATTTTGATACCCGAACCAATGAACTCACCAAGAGTTTGCTTGTGCACCAGAAAAATCCAGACACTGTGTTTATAGGAATGTCGACTGGTGAAGTGCTCCGTAGCAAAGATGCAGGCACGAGCTGGGAAACGGTGGCCCGCATGCAAGGTTCGGTTATTCAATTACTCTCGGCGCCCTTAAATCCAGAATTACTCTACGCACTTGTGGCGAAAAAGGGCGTATGGGTATCAGAAGATGGTGGCACTACCTGGACTGACGCGGGTGAAACCATGAAGAAAGATTTTAAAGGGTCGGAGGTAGTTACTGCGGCAGCGATTGATACGTCTCGACCCGACACGTTTATTGTGGCGTCTAAGTATGGCTTAGTGCGGACAACCGATGCTGGTAAAACCTGGGTGGCGCTTTCTCTGTTAACGCCAACGGGTAAAATTACCATTACTGACGTGGCGCTTCGGCCAGATAACAGTAGTGAGTTATACTACACAACGCCGACGACATTTTATCGTTCTTATGACGCTGGTGGTACGTGGGAAACACAGCCATTACCGGCTATAAACGCTAATGCCAAAATTATTGTTGACCCTAAGGTTAACGGCTTACTGTACTTAGGTATTGCTCGCATCGTGCAGCAGCAAGAGAGTCTCATTGGATTTTAGCTATGCAGCCAATCGTTACCGATAGTCGTAAAGAATTTGAAAGTGCCGTGGAGCATATGGGAAGCGAGCTTCAAGCTATACGAGGGAATCGGGCACACCCGAGTATTGTTGAAAATATAAAAGTCGTGGCGTATGGCAGCGAAGTGCGACTCAAGGAGATGGCCACCATCACCGTGCCAGACGCACGAACATTGCAGGTGCAGCCGTGGGACAAGAGCGTGTTGAAAGATATGGAGCGGGCCTTGCAACAGGCTGAACTGGGCATGGGTATAAAGAATGATGGGTTAGGTATACTGCTTTCTTTGCCGTCGCTCACCGCTGAGACCAGAGCGCAGCTCGTCAAAGTACTTGGCCAGAAATTAGAAACTGGTCGTGTTCAAGTTCGTCAGGTACGAGAACGGGTTCGGGAGGCGGTGGCGAAAGCGGAGCGTGAAAAGGAGCTGACTGAGGATGATCGTTTTGCGGCCAATAAAGATATTGATGAGTTAACGAAAGAGTATTTAGCACAAATTGAAGCAATGGCTGAACGAAAAACCACTGAGATAAATACCATTTAATATGACTGGTGCTGTCGCATTTATCTTTGCGCTCCTTCTCCTCATTCTCGTGCATGAGTTTGGGCATTTTATAGTTGCTCGATTGTCTGGTGTGGCGGTGGATGAATTTGGTTTTGGTTTCCCGCCGGCGATTCGGCGCTGGCAAGTAGGTAAGACGGTACTTTCTTTAAATTGGTTGCCATTTGGTGGCTTCGTTCGTTTGAAAGGTGAAGATGGTGAAGATCAGTCGCTGGATAGTTTTGGCGCCCAACCAGTTTGGAAGCGGTTTAGTATTGTTGCCGCTGGAGTAGTAATGAATATGCTGCTCGCGCTCGTTCTTTTTACGGCTGTGTTTACAGTTGGCGCTCCTCAAGATATTACGGCCGGAATTCCGAATGGTGCAACCGTAGAGAATATTCGGCAGCAAGTTGTTGCGGTACTGCCAGAAAGTCCGGCCGCTGAGGTGCTAACACCAGGGGAAACAATAGTAGCGATTGATGGCACTGCCTTCGAGAGTGTTCAAGACTTGCAAGTTTATGTACGCGAACACGTCGATCAGCCGCTATCAGTACTTGTTGCTACCGCTCAAGAAAAAACCACCCGCATCGTTACCATTACCCCGAAGGAACTTAGTGTGGCCGGGGCGACGACTCCAGTTGTTGGCATGGGTGTGCAACTGGCCGTCATAGCGGACGTACAATTTCCAATTTGGCGAGCGCCATTGATAGCGGCCGAGACCTTATGGTCACAACTTTCGGCTATCGGCACTACCTTGTCGACAGCGCTCATGAATTTGCTCAGAGGCGTACCGAGTACCGTTGATATTGCTGGCCCCATTGGTATTGCGGCGGTGACGGGTTCAGTGGTGTCACTAGGGCTCCCGACATTCATACAATTTGTTGCGCTCCTGTCGCTTAATTTAGCCTTTGTTAATTTACTACCCATTCCGGCATTAGATGGTGGCCGGATGGCGTTCCTAATAATTGAAGCTGTTCGACGTAAACCGGTGTCTGCGATTATTGAAGCTCGCTTCCACCGTATTGGTTTCGCAGCCTTACTCTTGCTCCTCTGTATTGTTACCTATGCCGATATTGGTCACCTCATTCGGTTCGGGAACGTATGGTAAATCGGTATACATCAAGCATTATCCTCAGCATCGGCCTTCTTTTTGTTGGCTTTGTGATTGTGCGGCCAGCGCCAGTTCGTGCCGCCTCATTATTTGACGCATCAGTGGAAATCGTTCGAGATGGTTCCGGTAAACTTTTTGGCGTGGTGAATGGTCAATGGCACCATTTCCGCTCACTGGATATTTTTAAGTCGTACGCGTACACCGGGAAGACTATTAGAGAGGTGACCACCGAAAAGACGGCAACGGTACGCTATATTATTTCCTCTCTTGGCTCACGAGTGTATCAGGTTGATGAAGTAACTGGTCAGAAACTTTGGTTTCCAAATGAAGCAAGCTTTTTGAATGCTGGTGGCAAGTGGAATGAAATCGTGCGGGTGAGTGGAGAAGATAGTCGCGCCTATGAGAACGCCAGACTAGTAAAATCGGCCGATGACGCAGCGGTATATTTTTTGGATATAGCGCAGGGAACGCGAGCATTGATTGGGAGTGCCGAAGATTTTTTAAAGGCTAATTTTCAGTGGCATAGAATACTTACCGTGCCACCTAGTTTACTTGCCGCCTATCGTGACGTTGGCATGTTTGATGCGTCGACACCAGTAGAACCACTGCCGACAAACAACAGTACCGGTCTGCAGGTTGAGTTGCGCACTATTGTAGCGAGCGCCATACCCACAGGCACAGTGCGAAACGCGGTCGCCACGCTTTCATTGAAGGCTGCTCAACAATCGGTGGTGGTTACGGGTGTCACGCTCACCAAGCAAGGATTCTTACCGGACAATTATTTTTCCGGCGTGAGTCTGAGCGACGAAGATGGTGTGCTATTGGGGCGTCCGCAGCGCTTCGCCGATGGTCGTGTTCAATTTTCATTTGGTAACGGAATTTTAGTTGATGCCAGTGGAAAAGCACTAACCGTAAACGTTGATACGACGAGCGAAGTTGTGGCTGGTGCTCAAAGTAGTTTTACCCTAAGTATTCAAAAATCATCCGACATTCAAACAGCCCAGGCCGTGTCGGTTCCCGGGACCTTTCCCTTAGTAACCACCAGTATCGGCGTTATAAACGGCGTAAACCGCATTGGTGGCTTAGTGGTTGACTCGGTGGTTTTGAGTACGGGCATGAGGGATATTCGGGTTGGAACGAAGAGTCAAGATTTAACTCGATTCCGAGTAACCGCCAGTGGAGGTGAGGCAGTGCTCTTGAAGTCCATTGTGCTTCATGGGGTGGGTAGCGCTGCGTTTGGAGATTTTACTGGTTATAAATTTATTGACGACAATAACAAAGTGGTGGCGACCGGTTCCAGTAAGCAGGCTGGTTTATTGCTCATGACATTTATAAAGGACTATGCGATTGGCGCTGGTGAGTCAAGGACACTAACCCTGCGTGCTGATGTTGTGGGTGGGGGAGAGAGGACAATGCAATTTTTGATTGAAAACGATTTTGACGTCTACGCTACGGGTAAGAGCTATGGCTATGGCCTTGCCACGTCGGCCGCAGCCACGGAAAATGGGTTTCCCGTTGGGAATGGTAGCGCCTCATCTTCATTTAACACGGTTCGTTTAATCGGTGGTGATGTGGTCGTGGCGCTTTCTGCTAAGAGTCCAAGTGGGGCAATTACTCGAGGTACCTCCGAAGCAGTGTTGGCACTTATTGAAGTGCGAACGACTGGTGAGGCGGTGCGTTGGGATCGACTTGATTTGCAACTGACAACCACGGCGCCGCATACGGCACTTTTGGAGTCTATCCGTTTGAGGCCGGTTGGGGGTAGTGCCGTTGGAACCATCAACAGTGCGGCGGTGCTAAACAAGCCAGCAACCTTGACTCTTACTTCCAGTGCAATCATCTCGGCGAGTAAGTCCGTTGTGTATGAGGTGGTTGGACGCGTGAGTGAATCAGCCACTGCAACTGATAGCTACATGCTGACAATTACGAATGCGCATTTTACTGTTTCGGGAAAAACAGAAACACGGACCGTTACCGGACCGATAGTGAGTGCTGTGCGGCCAGTGCGGGAGGTGTCGCTACTCGTGCGCAACGACCCACAGTTTACTGATGTGGCAGCGGTCGCCGGACAAGCAAAGGTGAAAGTTGGTCGATTAACGTTTCAAGTGGGGGCTGGCGAAGATGTACGTATTGCTGAAGTCTCACTTGAGCCGGTGGGAGGAAGTCAGTTGCGTTTCAGTGAGGGGTTTGCCAATTTGAAGTTGGGTCAAGCGACGATCGCAACGCCGAGCGGTGGTACGTATCGTTTTTCTCTCTCCACGATTGTATATGCTGGTCGGGAGACTGACCTCGATATATATATTGATACAACCTTGGCGGCAGCGAACACTGCAGTGCAGTTCCGAGTAGCTGATGTTGTTGCGTATGGTCGAACCTCTGGGGCACGTCTTAGTGTACCTATTGGTGATACTACGACGCCGGCCGTTTTGTTTAAGAAGAGTGAGCTCCTTATTGCTACGGACGCAACATTTACCGGCGGGTCTCGCCAAGGCGGCAAGGGAATAGTTGTTGGTCGCTTTGTGCTGTCGGCCAGCGGTTCTGAGGACATCAGAATTGATGGCATTACCGTATCAGAGGCCGCTGGTTCGAGCGGTATGACGGTGACTCGTGGGTATAAGAATTTGAGATTAGTGGATGCAGAAGTAAACCGATCAAGAAGCCGGACGCAGATTAGCCCCGTCGGCGGTAGCGGTGGCGATCGATTAACAGCCGGGCCAACATTAGCACCCAATCAGCGTATGGTGCTTAATATTGTCGTTGATGCGGAGCAAGTTTCTACTGATGACCACCTGCAATTGATTGTTCGAGGTGTAGAGGGTAGCGGACGAGATTCTCGACTGATTCTTGGTGCCGCTGGTGTACCGTTGTTATTACCCGAAGTGACTTTCTAACATCGACTCATCATTCATCCCCTTTTTGACGGGGGACAGGAAACTCCGTACAATGACTCGACTGTACGGAGTTTTTTGAGTTTAAGAGACTAATCAGTATATGCGTCAAACTGCACTCTTCGGAAAAACATTGCGCACAGCACCTAAGGACGAGCAGAGTGTTAACGCACAATTGCTTGAGCGTGGTGGCTACGTGCAAAAACTCATGGCCGGCGTTTATTCGTATTTGCCACTTGGTTTTCAAGTTCTCAAACGTATCGAAGCTATTATTCGAGAAGAGATGGAAAGTATCGGCGCCCAAGAGCTTTTACTGCCGGCGCTGCATCCAAAAGAGAACTGGGTGGTGACTGGGCGTTGGTCGGGACCAGATCCATTGTATCGTGTGCAGGATGAATCAGGGAGAGAGTTTGCCTTAGGCAGTACGCACGAGGAAATTATTACACCGCTCGTTGGTCGTGATATTGCTTCGTATCGCGATCTTCCCTTCGCGCTTTACCAGTTTCAAACAAAGTTTCGAGCGGAACTTCGCGCTAAGTCTGGCGTGCTGCGTGGTCGAGAGTTCATCATGAAAGATTTGTATTCTTTTCACGCATCCGAAGCCGATCTTGATAGTTATTACGACAAGGTTTTAGCAGTCTACCGCCGCATTTTTGAACGTACCGGAATTGGCGAAGCGACGTTGCTGACGTATGCGTCTGGTGGAACGTTCGCCAAATATTCTCATGAGTTCCAAACCCTGACCGCTGCTGGCGAAGACACAATTTATGTTTGTGATACCTGCCATCTCGCAATAAATGAAGAGATTCTAGCTGATCAACCAGCGTGTCCAACATGCAAGGCGCCAACTGCCGGTTTGCGACGTGAAAAAGCAATTGAAGTCGGTAACATTTTTAAGCTCAAAACG harbors:
- a CDS encoding alpha/beta hydrolase, yielding MSKKRVFIIHGWEGSPDNHWFPWLKRELESRDYVVIASQFPGEQHPVLAMWLTELSRIVGEVDSETYFVGHSLGCITILKYLETVPVGTNVAGAILVAGFISSLGIPEIENFIAVPVDAMRIRAACSKIVAFQSTNDDFVSLAHGEVLRDELGAKLVVVENAGHFCAEDGYESFPSLLEKLLAL
- the msrB gene encoding peptide-methionine (R)-S-oxide reductase MsrB; this translates as MSDSTIKTGQLSDAEWKEKLSAEQYAVLRQCGTEAPFTGKYYKHDEDGTYLCAACGASLFGSDTKFESGSGWPSYYKPVDEANIAMSEDGSLGTSRTEVKCATCGGHLGHVFDDGPTPTGLRYCINSAALNFKKKDV
- a CDS encoding glycosyltransferase family 1 protein; the encoded protein is MTIGIDASRANRTQKTGVEWYAHDLIEALKRVIPSTVSVVLYSDTPLAGRLGLLPTHWESRVLAWPPKRLWTILRLSYEMFKRPPDVLFVPSSALPLVTPRRTVTTLHDIGFVQVPEAYRVRSRWYLRFNAWRTVRRCKIVLTISTWMQQQIKDVYGISSDRLVVTPLAARAAASTEDSGAVAIRYGIKGPYFFFSGRYEYKKNLDTIVPAFARFRATDASGHSLVLCGTRGYGAALVDRVLTVVGRERVVELSWIPESDRAALLAGATALVFPTRYEGFGLPILEAFAAGVPVITSSNSATAEVAGEAALLVDPSSVQKITDAMARLAEDSALREQLIAAGKIRVAAFTWERTAQLTWRALMLAAVGKD
- a CDS encoding ribosome-recycling factor; translation: MQPIVTDSRKEFESAVEHMGSELQAIRGNRAHPSIVENIKVVAYGSEVRLKEMATITVPDARTLQVQPWDKSVLKDMERALQQAELGMGIKNDGLGILLSLPSLTAETRAQLVKVLGQKLETGRVQVRQVRERVREAVAKAEREKELTEDDRFAANKDIDELTKEYLAQIEAMAERKTTEINTI
- a CDS encoding HAD-IA family hydrolase — protein: MVTHGNAFHDYVMYDLLRNIEGISSRPMFGSYGLYKEGTIFGIIADEQLFFKADRFTDFYFKDEGSAQFTYEANGRTVLMPYWQLPERVMDDNDELRLWIDRSVAVTRKAGREITKEEIVVNEPVVPLQPVAGFLFDFYGVLCQSKRRAWFESTIPHIETMWPLIVWLNRLADVGQISFSDYVSRVAKVVHMSEAEVKNGLERAAVINEDVEKLLQLLRPRYPLALLTNSSHELTERILRRLNIGHHFNEIFISSQIGLIKPQPELYLYSAAKLGLVPEGIVLIDDSAVNVTGARAVGMQGVVFTTVPDLMRDLAAMGVNFS
- a CDS encoding site-2 protease family protein is translated as MTGAVAFIFALLLLILVHEFGHFIVARLSGVAVDEFGFGFPPAIRRWQVGKTVLSLNWLPFGGFVRLKGEDGEDQSLDSFGAQPVWKRFSIVAAGVVMNMLLALVLFTAVFTVGAPQDITAGIPNGATVENIRQQVVAVLPESPAAEVLTPGETIVAIDGTAFESVQDLQVYVREHVDQPLSVLVATAQEKTTRIVTITPKELSVAGATTPVVGMGVQLAVIADVQFPIWRAPLIAAETLWSQLSAIGTTLSTALMNLLRGVPSTVDIAGPIGIAAVTGSVVSLGLPTFIQFVALLSLNLAFVNLLPIPALDGGRMAFLIIEAVRRKPVSAIIEARFHRIGFAALLLLLCIVTYADIGHLIRFGNVW
- a CDS encoding DNA alkylation repair protein, coding for MKSRNGIVARRQLRAQKSSERATVSARFFKTGVGQYGEGDTFLGLTVPMVRTVVKNFPNLSPQETKTFLTSPWHEERLFALLVLVRQYECGDAHVRQRIAGFYVRNRRYINNWDLVDVSADKILGAHCFENSSVILYKLAKSKNLWDRRIAILATFFFIRKGQYSQTLRIAGMLLKDKQDLIHKAVGWMLREMGKRSLSTEETFLKRYAKVMPRTMLRYAIERFPETKRQQYLDIKH
- a CDS encoding tRNA-dihydrouridine synthase; the protein is MANVTDAAFRRIIATYGKPDVTYTQFVSADGLCSPGRKVLVRDLDYDERERPIVAQLFSSQPERMRQAASLVRELGFDGVDINMGCPDRNVEKQGAGAALIKTPSLALELIAAAQDGAQGLPVSVKTRIGYKENELDSWLPQLLSTKPAAIIVHARTRKEMSRVPARWDVVADAVRLAAGSGTLLIGNGDVESITQGKERVAQSGCDGVMLGRAIFGNPWLFSGREVTNVDERIRAMVEHATLFEELLGDIKPFHIMKKHFKSYLGTFPGVRDLRAELMRSSNAADVKRIIIAWKEIHTAATYE